The Ciceribacter thiooxidans genome window below encodes:
- a CDS encoding GlxA family transcriptional regulator, with protein sequence MSPKSPFHLTFLLFEGFSNMVLASAIEPLRAARDLSGRRLFSWQLCSLDGGAIASSSRALIGADLPLARVGATDALILVAGYGIRNHLNHDSSAAVRRKARGLPMVGGLDTGAWLLARMGLLGGRRATIHWMERKELAENFPELQVIDAPYVVDGNIVTCGDAQSVLSWSLDLIGTYADEALRFDVANMFGRVESLDERATAHGLSGRLSDQRLPIALQRAIISMRETAEQPLRLPDIAERVALSTRGMDRLFHTHLGVPAGEYYRQIRLAHARALALETNLSLYEIASRTGFSSPSTLARAYRIKFGETLRQRKAGDTPSSTSGF encoded by the coding sequence ATGTCGCCAAAATCGCCGTTTCACCTGACGTTTTTGTTGTTCGAAGGCTTCTCCAACATGGTGTTGGCGAGCGCCATTGAACCGCTGCGGGCAGCGCGAGACCTGTCAGGTCGACGGCTGTTTTCGTGGCAATTGTGCTCGCTCGACGGCGGCGCGATCGCCAGTTCGTCGCGCGCCCTGATCGGGGCAGATCTTCCCCTTGCCCGTGTGGGCGCGACGGATGCGCTGATCCTCGTGGCGGGATATGGAATTCGCAATCACCTGAACCACGATTCCTCCGCCGCGGTCAGGCGCAAGGCTCGGGGTCTGCCGATGGTTGGGGGCCTGGATACGGGCGCATGGCTTCTCGCGCGGATGGGTCTTCTCGGCGGGCGCCGGGCGACCATTCACTGGATGGAGAGAAAAGAACTCGCCGAGAATTTCCCCGAGCTCCAGGTCATCGACGCGCCCTACGTCGTCGACGGAAACATCGTGACATGCGGCGATGCGCAAAGCGTTCTGAGCTGGTCGCTCGATCTCATTGGAACATACGCCGACGAAGCGCTGCGTTTCGACGTTGCGAATATGTTCGGGCGCGTCGAGAGCCTTGATGAGAGGGCAACGGCACATGGCCTTTCCGGTCGATTGAGCGATCAGCGGCTGCCTATCGCCTTGCAGCGCGCAATCATCTCCATGCGAGAGACTGCGGAACAGCCGCTGCGGTTGCCGGACATCGCCGAACGCGTCGCGCTCTCGACGCGCGGGATGGATCGCCTGTTCCACACCCATCTCGGGGTACCGGCTGGAGAGTACTATCGCCAGATCAGGTTAGCTCACGCCCGCGCCCTGGCGCTTGAGACGAACCTTTCCCTCTACGAAATTGCCTCGCGGACGGGTTTTTCGTCGCCGTCGACGCTTGCGCGTGCCTATCGTATCAAGTTCGGCGAAACGCTCCGCCAGAGGAAGGCAGGCGATACGCCGAGTTCCACAAGCGGGTTCTAG
- a CDS encoding carnitine 3-dehydrogenase — translation MKIAAIGGGVIGGGWIARFILAGHDVAVFDPHPEARRIVSEVMANAGDAWQRLYQAPLPSPGTISWAASIAEAVSGADYIQESVPERLDLKHRIIVEIEAAASPQAILASSTSGFKPSELREGATHPERILVAHPFNPVYLLPVVEVVGGGDAAQRASALLESVGMKPVQIAREIDAHIGDRLLEAVWREALWLIKDGIATTQEIDDIIRYGFGLRWAQMGLFETYRIAGGEAGMRHFLSQFGPALKWPWTKLMDVPDLDDELVDRIAAQSDLQSGAHSVRELERIRDTNLIGIFHALKANDWGVGKTVSTMENRFYAREGKKVTGYPLRLHEAHVTGGWLDYNGHMTEFRYLQVLGDATDAFLIHMGLDAEYRAGGHSAYTVETHIRHLAEVRGGTRLIVETRLLGYDEKRLRLHHAILDDRGETVATGEHMLLHVDTGANRTVAMPAALMRALEAIIAQDRAPHPDHAGIGIRAVRLKEASA, via the coding sequence ATGAAGATCGCAGCAATTGGCGGCGGCGTCATAGGCGGCGGCTGGATCGCACGCTTCATCCTTGCTGGTCATGACGTCGCGGTCTTCGACCCCCATCCCGAGGCCAGACGCATCGTTTCAGAGGTGATGGCCAATGCAGGCGACGCCTGGCAACGGCTCTACCAGGCGCCGCTACCATCGCCCGGCACGATAAGCTGGGCGGCGTCGATCGCCGAGGCGGTTTCCGGTGCGGACTACATCCAGGAAAGCGTCCCCGAACGACTGGATCTCAAGCATCGGATCATTGTCGAGATCGAAGCTGCGGCATCGCCGCAGGCGATCCTCGCCTCGTCCACGTCAGGGTTCAAGCCGTCCGAATTGCGCGAGGGAGCCACACACCCCGAGCGCATCCTTGTCGCGCATCCCTTCAATCCCGTCTATCTTCTGCCGGTGGTGGAAGTGGTCGGCGGCGGCGACGCTGCACAAAGGGCGTCGGCACTCCTGGAATCCGTCGGCATGAAGCCGGTCCAGATCGCCCGGGAAATCGATGCCCATATCGGCGACCGACTGCTGGAGGCCGTCTGGCGCGAAGCTCTGTGGCTGATCAAGGACGGCATCGCCACAACCCAGGAGATCGATGACATCATCCGCTACGGTTTCGGCCTGCGCTGGGCCCAGATGGGCCTCTTCGAGACCTATCGCATCGCCGGCGGTGAGGCCGGCATGCGCCATTTCCTCAGCCAGTTCGGCCCGGCGCTCAAGTGGCCCTGGACCAAGCTCATGGATGTGCCGGACCTTGATGATGAACTCGTCGACCGCATCGCGGCACAATCCGACCTGCAATCGGGTGCCCATTCCGTCCGCGAGCTGGAGCGTATCCGCGATACCAACCTGATCGGCATCTTCCACGCGCTGAAGGCCAATGACTGGGGCGTCGGAAAGACCGTCAGCACTATGGAAAACCGCTTCTACGCGCGGGAGGGCAAGAAAGTTACGGGCTACCCACTCCGCCTGCACGAAGCACACGTGACCGGCGGCTGGCTGGACTACAACGGACACATGACCGAGTTCCGCTATCTTCAGGTCCTGGGCGACGCCACCGATGCATTCCTCATCCATATGGGGCTCGACGCGGAATATCGTGCCGGCGGTCATTCCGCCTACACGGTCGAAACGCATATCCGCCATCTGGCGGAAGTGAGGGGAGGAACGCGGCTGATCGTGGAAACGCGACTTCTCGGTTATGACGAGAAGCGGCTGCGCCTCCACCATGCGATCCTGGACGACCGTGGAGAGACAGTCGCGACGGGAGAGCATATGCTTCTCCATGTCGACACCGGGGCAAACCGCACCGTGGCAATGCCGGCAGCGCTGATGCGCGCGCTAGAAGCGATCATCGCACAGGATCGCGCGCCCCATCCCGATCACGCGGGCATCGGCATACGCGCCGTGAGGCTGAAGGAGGCATCGGCATGA
- a CDS encoding ABC transporter substrate-binding protein → MSTALFDMTRRSLLAGAAGLAAAGLILPRGARAAEPKRGGTLRIGHLGGATSDTLDPATFAAGPVVTAMLAVCNNLVEIDAEGKAVPELAESFEPDAQARVWTFKLRQTATFSDGRKLTAKDVIASFNHHRGKDTKSGAKGSLEQLADIRADGDHVVIFELKSGNADFAYLTSDYHFVIMPANDDGTLDWQSKLGTGGYVLADFEPGVRITLKRRDDYWKSDRAWFDEAVLSTINDATARQNALMTGEVDVINSPDLATLPLLLRRPGIQATEVTGTAHYAMPMFCDVAPFNDPNVRLALKYAIDRKEVLEKVLHGHGQIANDSPIAPANRYYAADLPQHAYDPDKAKHYLKKAGMEALKVEIAASDAASVGSLAMVQLFQQSAKAAGIDLGIKREPDDGYWSNVWLKKPFCVSYWNGRPTEDDMFSLVYAKAVDWNESHWDNERFNSLLVKARTTLDEQLRSEMYHEMQGLVSEDGGTIIPIFVNYIDVSNDKVAHGPVANNRFFDGWKIVERWWQA, encoded by the coding sequence ATGAGCACAGCACTATTCGATATGACGCGTCGCAGCCTTCTGGCGGGGGCTGCAGGTCTCGCTGCCGCCGGGCTGATCCTGCCGCGCGGAGCCAGAGCTGCGGAGCCGAAACGCGGGGGCACCTTGCGCATCGGCCATCTCGGTGGTGCAACGTCCGACACGCTCGACCCCGCCACCTTTGCAGCCGGTCCGGTCGTGACCGCGATGCTCGCGGTCTGCAACAATCTCGTCGAGATCGATGCCGAAGGCAAAGCGGTGCCGGAACTGGCTGAAAGCTTCGAACCCGATGCGCAAGCGCGCGTCTGGACCTTCAAGCTCCGTCAGACGGCGACATTCTCCGATGGCCGCAAGCTGACCGCAAAGGACGTCATCGCCTCGTTCAACCACCATCGCGGCAAGGACACGAAGTCGGGCGCGAAGGGCTCTCTCGAGCAATTGGCGGACATACGCGCCGATGGCGACCACGTGGTCATCTTCGAGCTGAAATCCGGCAACGCAGATTTTGCCTACCTGACATCCGACTACCATTTTGTCATCATGCCAGCCAATGACGACGGCACGCTGGACTGGCAGTCGAAACTCGGCACCGGCGGCTATGTGCTGGCGGATTTCGAACCGGGCGTTCGTATCACGCTGAAGCGCCGCGACGATTACTGGAAGTCGGATCGCGCCTGGTTCGACGAAGCCGTTCTGTCGACCATCAACGATGCTACGGCGCGCCAGAACGCTCTGATGACGGGCGAAGTTGATGTGATCAACTCACCGGATCTGGCGACCCTTCCGCTGCTCCTGCGTCGCCCCGGGATTCAGGCAACGGAGGTAACCGGCACCGCACATTACGCCATGCCAATGTTCTGCGACGTCGCCCCTTTCAACGACCCGAATGTCCGCCTTGCGCTCAAATACGCCATCGACCGCAAGGAAGTGCTCGAAAAGGTTCTGCATGGACATGGACAGATCGCGAATGACAGTCCCATTGCACCCGCCAACCGTTACTATGCCGCTGACCTTCCCCAACATGCATACGATCCCGACAAGGCGAAGCACTACCTCAAGAAGGCCGGTATGGAGGCGCTGAAGGTTGAGATTGCCGCCTCGGACGCAGCTTCCGTCGGATCGCTCGCCATGGTGCAATTGTTCCAGCAGTCGGCGAAGGCGGCCGGGATCGACCTCGGCATCAAGCGCGAGCCCGATGACGGCTACTGGTCGAATGTCTGGCTCAAGAAACCCTTCTGCGTCAGTTACTGGAACGGGCGCCCCACCGAGGACGATATGTTCAGCCTTGTCTACGCCAAGGCTGTCGACTGGAATGAAAGCCACTGGGACAACGAGCGATTCAATTCGCTTCTGGTCAAGGCCCGCACGACACTCGATGAACAACTGCGCTCGGAAATGTACCATGAGATGCAGGGGCTGGTTAGCGAGGACGGCGGGACGATCATCCCGATCTTCGTCAATTATATCGACGTCTCCAACGACAAGGTTGCCCATGGCCCCGTCGCCAACAACCGCTTCTTCGATGGCTGGAAGATCGTGGAACGGTGGTGGCAGGCATGA
- a CDS encoding ABC transporter permease, with protein sequence MKSGGRRPILRMMAVRLGLGLFTLLVISVLIFLAVSLLPGDIAQQVLGQSATPETIAAFRRELGLDQPLALRYLAWIGGVFTGDFGRSLANGRPVSELLAARLGNTLFLAAYAAAIAIPLAVVLGLLTALWRGSWFDRLANTLTLSAISFPEFFIAYILMFWLSVYMGWLPSIADPGAAPDLVDMLRRALLPALTLVLVVTAHMMRMTRAAVLNVLAEPYITMARLKGASRWRTITRHALPNALAPISNVIAINIAWLITGVVIVEVVFVYPGLGQLMVDSVTNRDMPVVQACALIFACVYILLNLLADVLAIATNPRLLHPR encoded by the coding sequence ATGAAAAGCGGGGGAAGGCGGCCCATTCTGCGCATGATGGCCGTGCGCCTGGGTCTCGGCCTGTTCACTCTGCTCGTCATCTCCGTCCTGATCTTTCTTGCCGTCAGCCTGCTGCCCGGCGACATCGCCCAGCAGGTCCTGGGGCAATCGGCAACGCCGGAAACGATTGCCGCGTTCCGGCGCGAGCTTGGCCTCGACCAACCCTTGGCGCTTCGTTACCTGGCCTGGATCGGCGGTGTTTTCACCGGCGATTTCGGCCGCTCGCTCGCAAACGGTCGGCCAGTATCGGAGCTGCTTGCTGCGCGTCTTGGCAACACGCTGTTTCTGGCCGCCTACGCGGCGGCCATCGCAATACCGCTGGCCGTCGTCCTCGGCCTTCTGACGGCGCTATGGCGTGGAAGCTGGTTCGACAGACTGGCCAACACGCTTACTCTGTCGGCGATCTCGTTTCCTGAGTTCTTCATCGCCTATATTCTGATGTTCTGGCTTTCGGTCTATATGGGATGGCTCCCGTCGATTGCCGATCCCGGTGCTGCGCCCGACCTCGTCGATATGCTGCGCCGCGCCCTGCTGCCGGCCCTGACACTGGTCCTCGTCGTCACTGCGCACATGATGCGCATGACGCGGGCGGCGGTGCTGAACGTGCTGGCGGAACCGTACATCACGATGGCACGTCTCAAGGGTGCCTCGCGCTGGCGCACCATCACCAGGCATGCATTGCCCAATGCCCTTGCCCCGATCTCCAATGTCATTGCGATCAACATTGCCTGGCTGATTACCGGCGTCGTCATCGTCGAGGTCGTCTTCGTCTATCCCGGCCTGGGGCAATTGATGGTCGACAGTGTCACCAATCGCGACATGCCTGTGGTGCAGGCCTGCGCCCTCATCTTTGCCTGCGTCTATATCCTTCTCAATCTCTTGGCCGATGTGCTGGCAATCGCCACCAATCCGCGCCTGCTGCATCCGAGGTAA
- a CDS encoding DUF1778 domain-containing protein: MAQAACDDDKRMNLRVSPKTKAKLLRAAVLRNTDLTDFVTQSALREAEAVIEAEEVLRVATSDHARVLELLENPPRPNGKLQAAIAALPDTL, from the coding sequence ATGGCCCAAGCTGCCTGTGATGACGACAAGCGCATGAATCTGCGCGTTTCGCCGAAAACGAAGGCCAAGCTCTTGCGCGCCGCCGTTCTGCGCAACACCGACCTGACCGACTTTGTCACCCAGAGCGCCTTGCGTGAGGCCGAAGCGGTGATCGAGGCGGAGGAGGTCCTTCGCGTTGCGACGAGCGATCACGCACGCGTGCTGGAGCTGCTTGAGAACCCTCCAAGGCCTAACGGAAAGTTGCAAGCGGCGATTGCGGCGTTGCCCGACACGCTATGA
- a CDS encoding alpha/beta hydrolase, with the protein MIDDAEVLAFIARTEASYPPDANTASAAENRAYYDAMCARFRAPRPDGMIVTDRLVGDVPCRFYGSETRVSVLYLHGGGFVVGGLDSHDDVCAEIADAVGLQVVSVDYRLAPEHLWPAQILDVEAVWRALDRPAVVVGDSAGGMLAAALCLSQKDKRQPLGQVLIYPGLGGGGNALSYQENAEAPLLRTSDVLAYQRLLYGGALVTDPLARPLSAPDLSGLAPAFIVTADVDPLRDDGKAYAERLSAARVSASWRNEPQLPHGYLRARTTSDRARRSFHAIIAAISGFAVSGETRNVTL; encoded by the coding sequence GTGATCGATGATGCCGAGGTCCTGGCCTTCATCGCGAGGACAGAAGCCAGCTATCCGCCGGACGCGAACACTGCGAGCGCGGCTGAAAACCGCGCCTACTACGATGCCATGTGCGCGCGCTTCCGTGCACCCCGCCCGGACGGCATGATTGTTACGGACCGCCTGGTCGGGGACGTGCCGTGCAGGTTTTATGGCTCCGAGACGCGCGTCTCAGTTCTTTATCTGCATGGCGGCGGCTTTGTCGTCGGCGGGCTCGACAGCCACGACGATGTCTGCGCGGAAATCGCCGATGCAGTCGGCTTGCAGGTCGTCTCCGTCGACTACCGCCTTGCGCCTGAACATCTCTGGCCCGCCCAGATCCTTGACGTGGAAGCGGTCTGGCGGGCGCTCGACCGGCCCGCCGTCGTGGTCGGCGACAGCGCCGGCGGCATGCTGGCCGCAGCACTTTGTCTTTCGCAGAAGGACAAGCGGCAACCGCTTGGCCAGGTGCTGATCTATCCGGGGCTTGGCGGCGGGGGTAACGCGCTGTCGTATCAGGAGAACGCCGAAGCGCCATTGCTGCGCACAAGCGACGTGCTTGCCTACCAAAGACTTCTCTACGGCGGCGCGCTGGTGACCGATCCGCTCGCGCGGCCTCTTTCGGCCCCCGATCTGTCCGGGCTCGCCCCTGCCTTCATCGTAACGGCGGACGTCGATCCTCTGCGCGATGACGGCAAGGCCTATGCCGAACGGCTTTCCGCGGCTCGGGTGTCGGCGAGCTGGCGCAACGAACCCCAACTGCCGCACGGCTATCTGCGTGCGCGGACCACGAGTGACCGGGCCCGTCGCAGTTTTCACGCCATCATCGCGGCAATCAGCGGGTTTGCTGTGTCCGGGGAGACACGAAACGTCACCCTGTAG
- a CDS encoding ABC transporter permease yields MANLTRTIRTMPAGAFIGLIIVIGYILVAAFASLIAPHGEAEIVGAQFEPWSAVYPLGTDALGRDMFSRLVWGARNTVGIAMVTTVLAFSLGAVTGLLAAALGGWFDLALSRLIDVMMAVPPLILTLLALSAVGPGIVNLILIVAILDATRVFRLARATAANVMVMDYVEAAKLRGDGTAWIILREVLPNITAPLVAEFGLRFCFVFLTISALAFLGLGLPPPMADWGAMVRDNAALITFGDITPLLPAACIAILTVAINFVVDWMLHRASGLKD; encoded by the coding sequence ATGGCAAACCTCACGCGGACCATCAGAACCATGCCCGCAGGCGCCTTCATCGGCCTCATCATCGTGATCGGCTACATTCTCGTCGCCGCCTTTGCGTCGTTAATCGCGCCGCACGGCGAGGCCGAGATCGTCGGCGCGCAATTCGAGCCCTGGAGCGCAGTCTATCCGCTCGGCACCGACGCGCTCGGCCGTGACATGTTCTCGCGTCTCGTCTGGGGCGCGCGCAACACTGTAGGGATCGCCATGGTCACAACGGTCCTCGCCTTTTCGCTCGGTGCCGTGACCGGGCTTCTTGCCGCTGCCCTCGGCGGGTGGTTCGATCTCGCCCTGTCGCGTCTTATCGATGTGATGATGGCCGTTCCACCGCTGATCCTCACCTTGCTGGCCCTGTCGGCGGTCGGTCCGGGGATCGTCAACCTGATCCTGATCGTCGCAATCCTCGATGCCACGCGCGTCTTTCGCCTGGCCCGCGCGACGGCCGCGAACGTCATGGTGATGGACTATGTCGAGGCGGCGAAGCTGCGCGGTGATGGCACGGCCTGGATCATCTTGCGGGAGGTTCTTCCCAACATCACCGCGCCACTGGTCGCCGAATTCGGCTTGCGCTTCTGTTTCGTCTTCCTGACGATTTCGGCGCTCGCTTTCCTGGGCCTTGGCCTGCCGCCGCCGATGGCTGACTGGGGTGCCATGGTGCGGGACAATGCCGCGCTCATCACTTTCGGCGACATTACGCCCCTCCTGCCTGCCGCCTGCATCGCAATCTTGACCGTCGCGATCAATTTCGTCGTGGACTGGATGTTGCACCGTGCCTCAGGGCTGAAGGACTGA
- a CDS encoding 3-keto-5-aminohexanoate cleavage protein, whose product MNRDVFITCAVTGSGQSHTKSHFVPITPAQIADACIEAAKAGAAIAHVHVRDPKTGAPARDPALYREVVERVRAADTDVVLNLTAGMGGDIVLGSAEAPLPLSPQSDLVGATERLIHVEELLPEICTLDCGTMNFAEADYVMTNTPGTLRAMAKRIQAAGVRPEIEVFDTGHLWLAKALVDEGLIDDPVMIQLCMGIPYGAPADLNSLMAMVNNIPRGWTYSMFSIGRMQLPYVAQAALAGGHVRVGLEDNIWLEKGVLARNGDLVERAATILTTMGCRILGPQEVREKLRLRRR is encoded by the coding sequence ATGAATCGCGACGTCTTCATAACCTGCGCTGTCACCGGCTCTGGACAGAGCCACACCAAATCGCACTTCGTACCGATTACGCCCGCTCAGATCGCCGACGCCTGTATCGAGGCTGCCAAGGCGGGTGCAGCCATTGCGCATGTCCATGTCCGCGATCCCAAGACAGGTGCACCGGCACGCGACCCTGCCCTTTACCGTGAAGTCGTGGAGCGCGTGCGGGCCGCAGACACCGACGTCGTCCTGAACCTCACTGCAGGCATGGGCGGCGATATCGTTCTTGGCTCGGCGGAAGCGCCGCTGCCTCTCTCCCCCCAGTCCGATCTGGTCGGGGCCACCGAGCGACTTATCCATGTCGAGGAATTGCTCCCTGAAATCTGCACGCTCGATTGCGGCACGATGAATTTCGCGGAAGCAGACTACGTGATGACCAACACGCCCGGCACTTTGCGGGCTATGGCCAAGCGCATCCAGGCTGCCGGCGTGCGTCCGGAGATCGAGGTCTTCGATACCGGCCATCTCTGGCTCGCGAAGGCCCTCGTCGACGAGGGCCTGATCGACGATCCGGTGATGATCCAGCTCTGCATGGGCATTCCCTACGGCGCTCCGGCGGATTTGAACAGCCTGATGGCGATGGTCAACAACATCCCCCGCGGCTGGACCTATTCGATGTTCTCCATCGGGCGCATGCAACTGCCCTATGTCGCACAGGCCGCACTGGCCGGCGGCCACGTCCGTGTCGGGCTGGAGGACAATATCTGGCTGGAGAAGGGCGTGCTTGCGCGCAACGGCGATCTGGTCGAGCGCGCGGCAACCATCCTCACGACAATGGGTTGCCGCATCCTCGGGCCACAGGAGGTCCGCGAAAAACTTAGACTGCGCCGGCGGTAG
- a CDS encoding ABC transporter ATP-binding protein, whose amino-acid sequence MLLKIENLKVEAKGETGWSPILHGVDLAIGRGEVVGLVGESGAGKSTLGLAAMGFVQAGLRFSGGCVLFEGVDLLRLSERERSAYRGRRVAYVAQSAAASFNPAWRLLDQFCEGPAIHGTASRSDAEIFARQLYASMLLPDPANFGLRFPHQVSGGQLQRAMVAMAMACKPDLIVFDEPTTALDVTTQIGVLTAIREVVETSGTAAIYITHDLAVVAQMADRIKVMRHGREVEEAPTRQIMETPREDYTRSLWAVREFRRPERRLKKTEAPVISISNVTAGYGRLDVLRDVDFEIPRGATVAVVGESGSGKSTAARVVTGLLPPRTGAISLNGEVLPPSLTQRSREQLRKIQMIYQMADTALNPRQTIRQILSRPLQFYLGLKGEARERRLFELMEQIELQPSLFLDRRPGELSGGQKQRIGIARALAANPEIIICDEVTSALDQLVAEGILRLLSGLQDETGVSYMFITHDIDTVRAIADEVVVMKGGTVQDKGSKREVMDPPRHDYTRQLLASVPQMDPDWLKLHIEGMHRDR is encoded by the coding sequence ATGTTATTGAAGATCGAGAACCTGAAGGTCGAGGCGAAGGGGGAGACCGGGTGGTCTCCGATCCTGCATGGCGTCGACCTCGCCATCGGACGTGGTGAAGTCGTCGGGCTCGTCGGCGAATCCGGTGCGGGCAAATCCACCCTCGGGCTTGCCGCGATGGGTTTCGTGCAGGCAGGCCTTCGCTTCTCCGGCGGCTGCGTCCTCTTCGAGGGTGTGGATCTTCTACGCCTGTCGGAGAGGGAAAGATCGGCCTATCGCGGACGGCGCGTCGCCTATGTCGCCCAATCGGCAGCCGCCAGCTTCAACCCGGCCTGGCGGCTCCTCGATCAATTTTGTGAGGGCCCGGCGATCCACGGCACGGCCAGCCGGTCAGATGCAGAAATTTTCGCCCGCCAGCTCTATGCCAGCATGCTGTTGCCCGATCCTGCAAATTTCGGCCTTCGATTTCCGCACCAGGTCTCGGGTGGTCAGCTGCAGCGTGCAATGGTCGCGATGGCCATGGCCTGCAAGCCCGATCTGATCGTTTTCGACGAACCGACCACGGCCCTCGACGTTACGACCCAGATCGGCGTTCTGACCGCCATCCGGGAGGTCGTGGAGACGTCCGGCACTGCGGCAATCTACATCACGCACGATCTGGCTGTCGTCGCTCAGATGGCCGACCGCATCAAGGTCATGCGCCATGGGCGAGAGGTGGAGGAGGCTCCGACCCGGCAGATCATGGAGACGCCGAGGGAGGACTATACCCGCTCGCTTTGGGCGGTGCGCGAATTCAGGCGCCCCGAACGTCGCCTTAAGAAAACCGAAGCGCCGGTAATCAGCATCAGCAACGTGACGGCGGGCTATGGCCGGCTCGACGTTCTGCGCGACGTTGATTTTGAAATTCCCCGCGGTGCAACGGTGGCGGTCGTCGGGGAGTCCGGTTCCGGAAAATCGACCGCGGCCCGTGTCGTGACCGGCCTGCTGCCGCCGCGTACCGGCGCGATATCGCTGAATGGGGAGGTGCTACCGCCGAGCCTCACCCAGCGGTCGCGTGAGCAATTGCGCAAGATCCAGATGATCTATCAGATGGCCGATACGGCCTTGAACCCGCGCCAGACCATTCGCCAGATTCTGTCCCGCCCGCTGCAATTCTACCTCGGGCTCAAGGGAGAGGCACGTGAACGACGCCTGTTCGAATTGATGGAGCAGATCGAACTTCAACCAAGTTTGTTTCTCGATCGGCGACCTGGCGAATTGTCGGGCGGACAGAAACAGCGCATCGGAATCGCCCGGGCATTGGCGGCCAACCCCGAAATCATCATTTGTGACGAAGTGACGAGCGCGCTCGACCAGCTCGTGGCCGAGGGGATTTTGCGCCTGCTTAGCGGCCTTCAGGATGAAACCGGCGTCTCATACATGTTCATCACGCACGACATCGATACTGTGCGCGCCATTGCCGACGAGGTGGTGGTGATGAAGGGCGGGACCGTGCAGGACAAGGGGAGCAAGAGGGAGGTCATGGATCCGCCGCGTCACGATTACACCCGTCAATTGCTCGCCTCAGTCCCGCAGATGGACCCGGATTGGTTGAAGCTCCACATCGAGGGGATGCATCGTGATCGATGA